From one Scophthalmus maximus strain ysfricsl-2021 chromosome 19, ASM2237912v1, whole genome shotgun sequence genomic stretch:
- the prdm8b gene encoding PR domain zinc finger protein 8b isoform X3: MWLRLVQSARDKEEQNLEAYVKNGQLFYRSLRRIEKDEELLVWYGKDLVDLLLLSPSRAPAKSKGSSHHSCPDCSQRFQFEFPFLAHLRFRCTKRLQSITGADEEPGKESGAERPNTNTTPTRTSPKLGGSQDSGKPSTDFHNLARDLENNRTSPPSDKEAEICSESSGKRKFSEVEERRGPTSLAQTKSKDELATSAQNYRGVYGLEDNHRSFSPPGSTTEPGAGKRSAFTEVKKLPQNLKHHGGSKNLQTSNSENKDGGRPAGCSPSEKHLSIRQVLSESQPAQTPPMGSAFTSVGQQGGGVGGERKSAFSQPSRSSFSQISPLVMPPKLLDCHPAVGDTISSSRLYQADHLAAKLQSAELGANCPVPGGMAKQNPFVYATAFWPKSSGPIQLQMPSALTLLPPSFTSLCLPAQNWCAKCNASFRMTSDLVYHMRSHHKKEFAMEPLVKRRREEKLKCPICNESFRERHHLSRHMTSHN; encoded by the exons ATGTGGCTGCGGCTGGTCCAGTCGGCCCGCGACAAGGAGGAGCAGAACCTGGAGGCCTACGTGAAGAACGGCCAGCTCTTCTACCGCTCGCTGCGCCGCATCGAGAAGGACGAGGAGCTGCTGGTCTGGTACGGCAAGGACCTGgtggacctgctgctgctcagcccCAGCCGGGCGCCCGCCAAGAGCAAAG GCTCGTCCCACCACTCGTGTCCCGACTGCAGCCAGCGGTTCCAGTTCGAGTTTCCCTTCTTGGCCCACCTCCGGTTCCGCTGCACCAAGAGACTGCAGAGCATCACGGGGGCCGACGAGGAGCCCGGCAAAGAGAGCGGCGCCGAGCGGCCGAACACGAACACCACCCCGACCAGGACCAGCCCGAAGCTGGGCGGCTCGCAGGACAGCGGCAAACCCTCCACGGACTTTCACAACCTGGCCCGCGACCTGGAGAACAACCGGACGAGCCCCCCGAGCGACAAGGAGGCGGAGATCTGCAGCGAGAGTTCGGGGAAGAGGAAGTTCTCGGAGGTGGAGGAGCGCCGAGGGCCGACCAGCCTTGCACAGACCAAATCCAAAGACGAGCTGGCGACGTCGGCACAGAATTACCGAGGCGTGTACGGCCTGGAGGATAACCACAGGTCCTTTTCGCCGCCGGGCTCCACAACGGAACCGGGGGCGGGCAAGCGCAGCGCCTTCACCGAGGTCAAGAAGTTGCCGCAGAACCTCAAACACCACGGCGGCAGCAAAAACCTGCAGACCTCCAACTCGGAGAACAAAGACGGGGGTCGCCCCGCCGGCTGCAGTCCGTCGGAGAAGCACCTCAGCATCAGGCAGGTGCTGTCGGAGAGCCAGCCGGCACAGACCCCGCCCATGGGCAGCGCGTTCACCTCCGTCGGCCAGCAGGGCGGCGGCGTGGGCGGGGAGAGGAAGAGCGCCTTCAGCCAGCCGTCGcgctcctccttctcccagaTCTCACCGCTGGTGATGCCGCCCAAGCTGCTGGACTGCCACCCGGCGGTGGGCgacaccatctcctcctccagactctACCAGGCCGACCACCTCGCCGCCAAGCTGCAAAGCGCCGAGCTGGGCGCCAACTGCCCCGTGCCGGGCGGCATGGCCAAGCAGAACCCCTTCGTCTACGCCACCGCCTTCTGGCCCAAGAGCTCGGGCCCCATCCAGCTCCAGATGCCCTCGGCGCTCACCCTGCTGCCGCCCTCCTTCACCTCGCTCTGCCTGCCGGCGCAGAACTGGTGCGCCAAGTGCAACGCCTCCTTCCGCATGACCTCGGACTTGGTGTACCACATGCGCTCCCACCACAAGAAGGAGTTCGCCATGGAGCCGCTGGTGAAGCGGCGGCGCGAGGAGAAACTCAAGTGCCCCATTTGCAACGAGTCCTTCCGGGAGCGGCATCACCTGTCGCGCCACATGACCTCCCACAACTGA
- the prdm8b gene encoding PR domain zinc finger protein 8b isoform X2, producing MEESGSQKLVWDGDAKAVQQCLTDIFTSVFTTCDVPECAIFGPCVLSHTSLYDSIAFVALKSTDKRTAPYIFRVDTSAANSTSEGLMWLRLVQSARDKEEQNLEAYVKNGQLFYRSLRRIEKDEELLVWYGKDLVDLLLLSPSRAPAKSKGSSHHSCPDCSQRFQFEFPFLAHLRFRCTKRLQSITGADEEPGKESGAERPNTNTTPTRTSPKLGGSQDSGKPSTDFHNLARDLENNRTSPPSDKEAEICSESSGKRKFSEVEERRGPTSLAQTKSKDELATSAQNYRGVYGLEDNHRSFSPPGSTTEPGAGKRSAFTEVKKLPQNLKHHGGSKNLQTSNSENKDGGRPAGCSPSEKHLSIRQVLSESQPAQTPPMGSAFTSVGQQGGGVGGERKSAFSQPSRSSFSQISPLVMPPKLLDCHPAVGDTISSSRLYQADHLAAKLQSAELGANCPVPGGMAKQNPFVYATAFWPKSSGPIQLQMPSALTLLPPSFTSLCLPAQNWCAKCNASFRMTSDLVYHMRSHHKKEFAMEPLVKRRREEKLKCPICNESFRERHHLSRHMTSHN from the exons ATGGAGGAGTCCGGCTCGCAGAAGTTGGTGTGGGACGGCGACGCCAAGGCGGTGCAGCAGTGTCTCACCGACATCTTCACCAGCGTGTTCACCACGTGCGACGTGCCGGAGTGCGCCATCTTCGGCCCGTGCGTCCTGAGCCACACGTCGCTGTACGACAGCATCGCGTTCGTCGCGCTCAAGTCCACCGACAAGCGCACGGCGCCCTACATCTTCAGG GTGGACACCTCGGCGGCCAACAGCACCTCGGAGGGCCTGATGTGGCTGCGGCTGGTCCAGTCGGCCCGCGACAAGGAGGAGCAGAACCTGGAGGCCTACGTGAAGAACGGCCAGCTCTTCTACCGCTCGCTGCGCCGCATCGAGAAGGACGAGGAGCTGCTGGTCTGGTACGGCAAGGACCTGgtggacctgctgctgctcagcccCAGCCGGGCGCCCGCCAAGAGCAAAG GCTCGTCCCACCACTCGTGTCCCGACTGCAGCCAGCGGTTCCAGTTCGAGTTTCCCTTCTTGGCCCACCTCCGGTTCCGCTGCACCAAGAGACTGCAGAGCATCACGGGGGCCGACGAGGAGCCCGGCAAAGAGAGCGGCGCCGAGCGGCCGAACACGAACACCACCCCGACCAGGACCAGCCCGAAGCTGGGCGGCTCGCAGGACAGCGGCAAACCCTCCACGGACTTTCACAACCTGGCCCGCGACCTGGAGAACAACCGGACGAGCCCCCCGAGCGACAAGGAGGCGGAGATCTGCAGCGAGAGTTCGGGGAAGAGGAAGTTCTCGGAGGTGGAGGAGCGCCGAGGGCCGACCAGCCTTGCACAGACCAAATCCAAAGACGAGCTGGCGACGTCGGCACAGAATTACCGAGGCGTGTACGGCCTGGAGGATAACCACAGGTCCTTTTCGCCGCCGGGCTCCACAACGGAACCGGGGGCGGGCAAGCGCAGCGCCTTCACCGAGGTCAAGAAGTTGCCGCAGAACCTCAAACACCACGGCGGCAGCAAAAACCTGCAGACCTCCAACTCGGAGAACAAAGACGGGGGTCGCCCCGCCGGCTGCAGTCCGTCGGAGAAGCACCTCAGCATCAGGCAGGTGCTGTCGGAGAGCCAGCCGGCACAGACCCCGCCCATGGGCAGCGCGTTCACCTCCGTCGGCCAGCAGGGCGGCGGCGTGGGCGGGGAGAGGAAGAGCGCCTTCAGCCAGCCGTCGcgctcctccttctcccagaTCTCACCGCTGGTGATGCCGCCCAAGCTGCTGGACTGCCACCCGGCGGTGGGCgacaccatctcctcctccagactctACCAGGCCGACCACCTCGCCGCCAAGCTGCAAAGCGCCGAGCTGGGCGCCAACTGCCCCGTGCCGGGCGGCATGGCCAAGCAGAACCCCTTCGTCTACGCCACCGCCTTCTGGCCCAAGAGCTCGGGCCCCATCCAGCTCCAGATGCCCTCGGCGCTCACCCTGCTGCCGCCCTCCTTCACCTCGCTCTGCCTGCCGGCGCAGAACTGGTGCGCCAAGTGCAACGCCTCCTTCCGCATGACCTCGGACTTGGTGTACCACATGCGCTCCCACCACAAGAAGGAGTTCGCCATGGAGCCGCTGGTGAAGCGGCGGCGCGAGGAGAAACTCAAGTGCCCCATTTGCAACGAGTCCTTCCGGGAGCGGCATCACCTGTCGCGCCACATGACCTCCCACAACTGA
- the prdm8b gene encoding PR domain zinc finger protein 8b isoform X1 — protein MEESGSQKLVWDGDAKAVQQCLTDIFTSVFTTCDVPECAIFGPCVLSHTSLYDSIAFVALKSTDKRTAPYIFRSSSSSSSSSSSPLQTVLDFIVDTSAANSTSEGLMWLRLVQSARDKEEQNLEAYVKNGQLFYRSLRRIEKDEELLVWYGKDLVDLLLLSPSRAPAKSKGSSHHSCPDCSQRFQFEFPFLAHLRFRCTKRLQSITGADEEPGKESGAERPNTNTTPTRTSPKLGGSQDSGKPSTDFHNLARDLENNRTSPPSDKEAEICSESSGKRKFSEVEERRGPTSLAQTKSKDELATSAQNYRGVYGLEDNHRSFSPPGSTTEPGAGKRSAFTEVKKLPQNLKHHGGSKNLQTSNSENKDGGRPAGCSPSEKHLSIRQVLSESQPAQTPPMGSAFTSVGQQGGGVGGERKSAFSQPSRSSFSQISPLVMPPKLLDCHPAVGDTISSSRLYQADHLAAKLQSAELGANCPVPGGMAKQNPFVYATAFWPKSSGPIQLQMPSALTLLPPSFTSLCLPAQNWCAKCNASFRMTSDLVYHMRSHHKKEFAMEPLVKRRREEKLKCPICNESFRERHHLSRHMTSHN, from the exons ATGGAGGAGTCCGGCTCGCAGAAGTTGGTGTGGGACGGCGACGCCAAGGCGGTGCAGCAGTGTCTCACCGACATCTTCACCAGCGTGTTCACCACGTGCGACGTGCCGGAGTGCGCCATCTTCGGCCCGTGCGTCCTGAGCCACACGTCGCTGTACGACAGCATCGCGTTCGTCGCGCTCAAGTCCACCGACAAGCGCACGGCGCCCTACATCTTCAGG tcttcatcatcgtcttcatcgtcttcatcttcacccCTCCAGACAGTTTTAGATTTCATT GTGGACACCTCGGCGGCCAACAGCACCTCGGAGGGCCTGATGTGGCTGCGGCTGGTCCAGTCGGCCCGCGACAAGGAGGAGCAGAACCTGGAGGCCTACGTGAAGAACGGCCAGCTCTTCTACCGCTCGCTGCGCCGCATCGAGAAGGACGAGGAGCTGCTGGTCTGGTACGGCAAGGACCTGgtggacctgctgctgctcagcccCAGCCGGGCGCCCGCCAAGAGCAAAG GCTCGTCCCACCACTCGTGTCCCGACTGCAGCCAGCGGTTCCAGTTCGAGTTTCCCTTCTTGGCCCACCTCCGGTTCCGCTGCACCAAGAGACTGCAGAGCATCACGGGGGCCGACGAGGAGCCCGGCAAAGAGAGCGGCGCCGAGCGGCCGAACACGAACACCACCCCGACCAGGACCAGCCCGAAGCTGGGCGGCTCGCAGGACAGCGGCAAACCCTCCACGGACTTTCACAACCTGGCCCGCGACCTGGAGAACAACCGGACGAGCCCCCCGAGCGACAAGGAGGCGGAGATCTGCAGCGAGAGTTCGGGGAAGAGGAAGTTCTCGGAGGTGGAGGAGCGCCGAGGGCCGACCAGCCTTGCACAGACCAAATCCAAAGACGAGCTGGCGACGTCGGCACAGAATTACCGAGGCGTGTACGGCCTGGAGGATAACCACAGGTCCTTTTCGCCGCCGGGCTCCACAACGGAACCGGGGGCGGGCAAGCGCAGCGCCTTCACCGAGGTCAAGAAGTTGCCGCAGAACCTCAAACACCACGGCGGCAGCAAAAACCTGCAGACCTCCAACTCGGAGAACAAAGACGGGGGTCGCCCCGCCGGCTGCAGTCCGTCGGAGAAGCACCTCAGCATCAGGCAGGTGCTGTCGGAGAGCCAGCCGGCACAGACCCCGCCCATGGGCAGCGCGTTCACCTCCGTCGGCCAGCAGGGCGGCGGCGTGGGCGGGGAGAGGAAGAGCGCCTTCAGCCAGCCGTCGcgctcctccttctcccagaTCTCACCGCTGGTGATGCCGCCCAAGCTGCTGGACTGCCACCCGGCGGTGGGCgacaccatctcctcctccagactctACCAGGCCGACCACCTCGCCGCCAAGCTGCAAAGCGCCGAGCTGGGCGCCAACTGCCCCGTGCCGGGCGGCATGGCCAAGCAGAACCCCTTCGTCTACGCCACCGCCTTCTGGCCCAAGAGCTCGGGCCCCATCCAGCTCCAGATGCCCTCGGCGCTCACCCTGCTGCCGCCCTCCTTCACCTCGCTCTGCCTGCCGGCGCAGAACTGGTGCGCCAAGTGCAACGCCTCCTTCCGCATGACCTCGGACTTGGTGTACCACATGCGCTCCCACCACAAGAAGGAGTTCGCCATGGAGCCGCTGGTGAAGCGGCGGCGCGAGGAGAAACTCAAGTGCCCCATTTGCAACGAGTCCTTCCGGGAGCGGCATCACCTGTCGCGCCACATGACCTCCCACAACTGA
- the fgf5 gene encoding fibroblast growth factor 5 translates to MNVPLCLLTFAHLICAAAAAGEEPRVSVERQPLDEGIRSGRRTCRLYCRVGIGFHLQIHPDGRVNGSHEPDQLSVLELFAVSQGVIGIKGVYSNRFLAMNKRGRLHATEWFTDDCKFRERFQENSYNTYASVVHRNHRTGREWFVALNKRGKAKMGSSPRVKSQHVSTHFLPRVRLQDKSERGFTITDRRKSPPPPPKAPAAKANVRAAPAPRRAQVKYWPKYRFG, encoded by the exons ATGAACGTTCCTCTTTGCCTTTTGACCTTCGCTCACTTGAtttgcgccgccgccgccgcagggGAAGAGCCGCGCGTCTCTGTGGAGCGCCAACCCCTGGACGAGGGGATCCGCTCGGGACGCAGGACCTGCAGGCTCTACTGTCGCGTCGGCATCGGCTTCCACCTCCAGATTCATCCCGACGGCAGAGTCAACGGCAGCCATGAGCCCGACCAGCTGA GTGTCCTGGAGCTCTTCGCGGTTTCTCAGGGCGTCATCGGCATCAAGGGCGTCTACAGTAACAGATTCCTGGCCATGAATAAAAGGGGACGGCTCCACGCCACC GAATGGTTCACGGACGACTGTAAGTTCCGGGAGCGTTTCCAGGAGAACAGCTACAACACGTACGCCTCGGTCGTCCACAGGAACCACAGGACCGGCCGCGAGTGGTTCGTGGCCCTCAACAAGCGCGGGAAGGCCAAGATGGGCTCCAGCCCACGGGTCAAGTCGCAGCACGTCTCCACCCACTTCCTGCCGAGGGTCCGGCTGCAGGACAAGAGCGAGCGGGGCTTCACCATCACGGACAGGAGGAAatccccgccgccgccgcccaaAGCTCCCGCGGCGAAGGCCAACGTCCGGGCGGCACCTGCACCGAGGCGTGCGCAGGTCAAGTACTGGCCCAAGTACCGGTTTGGATAA